In the Ptychodera flava strain L36383 chromosome 1, AS_Pfla_20210202, whole genome shotgun sequence genome, GGTAGCATCAAGGAACATAAGACGACGCAGATGCGAATATGCGAATACATGAATACAATATAGCAGTATAAGGAACTCtaaaaaactttgtttttattttcttaaaatcCAGCAGACGGTTCTCATTGGAATAATTGTAGGACTTGTCGTCGGGATTGCAGTCACAAGTAAGTTGTTTGTCCGCATTGTAGATGTTCGTATTTGAGGAAACACATTTCTTGTCGATGGAATGTCAGTGTACATTTGTGTGCGGAAGGTGCACCATGGGAAATTTGGAACGGATAGTCACAACACAGGTGTTCATTGTCAATATGAAGAAAAGACAGCTCGTGTACTTTTATAATTATACATCTGCGTCTGtaaacctatggagtttcgtcacACAGTAAATTTCGGGATTTACGTCCGAGAACATCGTACGCTTTTGCATAGACGTCGACACGTTATTTGTCGTCTCGTACaaataatgcaaatttttttgaaaGGAGGTTGATGTTTATCTCTATCCTTGCACGTCCCTAGCCAGTTTCTGCAGCTTGCTCTTAATGCAACGCAAAGTCACCTTGAATCTTCCAGCCTACAGAGAGATCTGTTCATTTCTGAAGTCCATAAGAAGCATTAAGATGTGATGGATTCTACCGGGCACCTATAGTGCAGCCTTTCTAACAAATCAAAAATACGCTTTGTAAAATCAGATCCCTACACACTACAAATTGTTTAAAGTTTATAATATATATTCGCGTGTTGTCATTTGTAGGCGTCGTCATCTATGTTGTaagaagacaaaaaaaaaagtgAAGTAAGAAATGAATATCAAGTAAGTTTATGTGTTAATTGATAAATATATTAATTGATATTAATGGATTAATTGATATCTTGCACCTTTCAATCAATGTGAGGAGAAGGATATACATGGCGATTGATATTATCTTATGTAACAGTAAGAACAACTCAGGAATTCGTTGATATTTCACTTATAGGAAAAAACTGCGATTCCAAAGTTAACTTTAAACAGCGTAACTGTCCAGATGTCATAAACGAAATCATGGTGTGTGCGTTCAGCTAAGGGATAATTTTTTACTCTTCTCCAGTTATATGTCATCATCATTTTGTACACTGAGTGACTTATGCAAGTATTCGACTATTTCTTGATATCAGCAATAGGTAAAAAAGCGGccttgtccctttaatgttatTAAAACTGGATTGTTAACAGAAGTTAAGCTCAATAAGCTGACATATCAGGTGATATTTATGTAGGCCCGGTTAAAGGGTTGcattgaattttatttacaacCATGATAGGCAGTTTTATGCTCTCTCGGTGTCTTATCATGCAAGATCAATGATTctctaaaatttttacatcagcttttgatggatttttcaTACAAGTACATCCACTTTGACAAGCGAAACATTTCAATCAGTATGATGCAAAGTTTATAAAATTACACGCAAAGGCGAAATATTTAAGTTTGTGTTCATCACTTGGTGAAACTTTTCGGAACATTGTAATGGGAGGGTATCCTTTTTTCGTCTTAGGTTGCAAACTCGACAGCGATGCAAAACCATGCAAGCGACAGCCGTGCTCCTACTACCCTAGGGCAACCTCGTTCTGTCGTCAACTCGTCAACTCGAAGCGAGCCGACCTATGTCGAGATAGATGATGTGTCAAATCCGCGTGGAATCTACGCAACGACGATATCAGGTCAAAAGCCAAATCAGGCCATATCGCTCGGGTACAGTGAACTACCACCTCCAAATACGGTGGATAGCCCTTACACAAGCTTACAGGATCGGAAAATAGATGTTTACACCAAACTAACGACCAAAGGAATGCACTCGGGTCAAAAGCCAAATCAGGCCATATTGGTCGGGTACAGCGAACTGCCACCTCCAAGCACGGCGGATAGTCCTTACACCAGCTTACAAGATCGAAGAATAGATGAATACACCAAACCAACGAATAAGGGAATGCACTCCACGGATGACTAACTGTACCAGCAATGATAAAGGTGGTTAGCTGATTTTTCACGATACTGCACAACACGGCGACACTACTTACATTCTGCTCTAACTTTATATAGAGCTTCAATAAGAATATAATTTGCTAACATCATTGATACTATATTTTAAAAGcttctcatttggaaaaaaaatatgaattttcgaGAAATCGCCCTCTGTTGACGGCTAGCCTGAGTTTGCCATTTTTCGTACGATGTTGAAAGAAATGTTCGAAATATGATTTCTCTATGAGGGTAATCACTGTTGTTCACCATTATTGAATGTAGACTTCATAACATTTCCTCAATGCcaactttgacatttttttctcgaTGGATATGATGATTGCCCATAATCCAGAAACATTTCACAGAGTAACAATTATTGCCATTATTCTCAACTTCCGTGCCTAAGCATATTaagaatatgtaaaaaaattattttgatatatcttaaaattaagtgaaaaatgagGGGTCACCATGGAAACTTTGAAAGATCGGGGAAGTCAAACTtacgtgttttcaacagctATGGTGAGGTGGAAGATAGTGTAGTTGCAATTGCAACAAGAATTATGGCGGTAGAGGGGATACAAATGGATATGAAACCAATATTTAGTAAGAATGGGAATATTTCACGTTTTACTGTTACCATGGTGCAAGTGATGGTATAATGAGCAGAAAATTCATTTACGTATTATTATAAGTATACATATAAGCATATTTTTTCGGCCATACCTTCTCTTTTACACTTGTATCCACTTGAAGAAAGATTAATTGCTTTGAGAATTCCGAATTACGCACTTGTGCATCTTGCCTTATGAGTGCAAAAGGTCACTCTCGGTACTACTCAATCCTGctctgacattatttacaaaatttgaaaacacttcATACACTTTACTACAATCACCTGCTAATTCTGCACCACTTTAAGACACTGACTTTGATACATATAGTGAGGTTGAtcctaagggagcgttcagttattacggccggggatgggccggcaaattcttcctgcgcatcagtcaaaataagtgaaccccccccctacccattgtaccaaaaaattattgaccccctttcaagatgacaaaaatttcatgaccccccccccccccattgcttgagtaaattagctgcacacacaaacacctcaggggtatggagcaatagaatcccccaaaaaagagcttagatattttcaaatgaccttccttacaaactcaaaatgtgttaatgctcagatttcccattctgacttgctataatttgaaattacccctaaaggggttggacagaaattactggtggatcgcaatatttttgcgcaagcgtgtgtgtacattttttgatatttggatttaattaaaaatcagctgttgataatgttgattcactatacatggtatacatatattttctcatacatgtatgaggaacctatgtaatactttttcaatgcaaaactatatctatgcattaatagatatttgatacttttcataaatgtacttaaatgaaatagggatgttacaactggcatgtggacaaaaagattgaccttagaatttcaccaaaaatgttcatccactatacatgggagtctatgaggaaagtatgaataatttttttccaatacaaaaataggtaaacccatgtatttatgtactcttgattattgatatcaatgtacttgattagattagggtggtaacaaatggatgtgttcgccagaaattggattttggaattataccaaaatgtagattcactgtacatgggagtctatgtggaaatatgaatatatttttttccaatacaaaagaatcaaaatctgtgtatttatagacatttgataattcattttaaagtactcagttagcctaggatggttaaggttgatatgtgtgcaagaaattagattttggaatttcaccgaaatgctgattcactatacactggagtctatgagaaaactaagaataatttttttacaatgctaaactaaataaatttgtgcttttataggtgtttgataattgatacaaatgtacttgattcaaatagggtatttaaaagttcagatgtggacaacaattatgatattggaatttcacctaaaagtattatttaacttttcatggtactagtagtctcagtacaggtaactgttaaataatttccctgacaaaacttgctatatctctaatatgtaagtaataggaattgttcattgccctcagtgcagtgagcttgatttacaataagacaagcctcagagttgccaagtcaagatgttcatgtgacagataattatacgtttgttcagatttacaggtgaataacttcagagaatgaaatcatgcaacaaatcatttttatctcccagaatatttctgaacactgaaactgctttttgacgggacagatacttatgaaaattaagtgacccccctctgagctgtttgaaaaatacatgccccccccccctttgcagttttcaaatttgaggtgacccccatggattttgccggcccacccctgccctaataactgaacgctccctaaagaATGTGCGGTGGGTAACATCGACACTTTGCTTGATGACACTGAATATTGAAGTCAGGTTCTGACTTTTGTACCTGGAGAAGATCAACATCCTCTTAAGGTAAatggcgacgaattcggacgcgcacgcgctttagaacgtttctgcgcagatttaactccagcctgccgcaaatgggttattttgtagcgcatgtatttaacatcacctgtcattgttggaatagcgcttttacctaattttttgacccagtctcttagaaatacatgtgacctataaccttgtcatattttgaccccctaggaagctggtttttattcaatattagcgaaaaattaacatttctctcccatttacatggcgcatattacccattcgcctggagatattgtaaaaagtagcgtggtgacacccttttattaaaagtgtaaactaaatgatattatattaggattttattcgccaagtttggtcaaaatgacaccattcaaagcgacaggaagaaagttcgaaaattatgtagtgatataatttcgatatcgtcattttgtaatcgatacttatgttaaaatttccttacaaacatcatgaaaactatacattcgatagatatggatcttaagtcttggtatttattaaaattaactcatttgctaagcgttttataattgctttctttagttaaagtgaattatatcatttttatttatttctaacgacgccattttaacgtccgtttccatggaaacaagcgtggtgacccccattttttatttcatttttgcacttgcaaaacttccaagaatatttgtgcaaagtttcaagaaaatgacaccacaacttaattttgacgtaattcatagtacttcaccttaagctTCAGTTACTGAGAGCGTTACGATCAAGACTGGTACCTTAACTCATGAGgggattggccggcacaaaccatgtatcTAATCATCTGAAGACGGAAAAATTCCGATTTACCGAATTAATGGCTTGTGAccccagagagtaaataaactaccgatcaagtagaaTAAACGATCACAATGTTTGTGAAAATGACACCACCAAATGTCTCTGACACGCCTTATAGTTCAAGTCGCGTGTCGAAGACATGATTGACACCTTCAGTCAATGCCTTATGAATAACTACCACTATTTCACTAGCCGCTGGCATTTAAGGTCTCAATAAAAACTAttaaatgaatcattttttctaCGTCTCCTTATTATATCACTTCTTTTTACAGTGTGCTCCGCTCTGAACGTTTGCTTCAGCTGGACATGCTTATGTCCTCCACAAACAACCAGAAGTCGGAGGGCTCTCAAGTCTACGGGCTAATATACGCGATCACACCGAGCTACGCGGTCGCACCACTCGTACTGTAGTGcgtaaaaaatgtttgaagatttttattcgtgatgcgCAGCCTTGAAATCTAATGCATAAGAGCGAAATGTCGGTTTTCATTCCAAGAGGAGTGACGTCAGTGGTGAAATCTACGACGGCCAATCAGAAAAGAGAACTAGGGTATTCACTCACTTTCTTTCAGTAGATAGTTGAGGAAACGAGCTGCCTCATTAGGATGAACGATCACATATGTTTGATGCGTCCGCTCTAAAAAGTCTGATCGCGCCTTGAACCTATCGTTTACCGCAAATTTTCAGCTAGCGTCTTTCGCGTACTAGACTTCAGTACCATCAAAGCTGTGGCAATTTGAAAAGTATGGTTGATCACCAGGATCCCGGTACCGCTGTTATCGTGATACAAGCGACTGTAATTGTGACAATCGCAGCGCTAATTATCAGTAGTAACTTATTGAACATTGCAGTGCTCAGCCGCAACAAGATTTTGTCCATCGGAGGACGTTGTTTCATGATGTCTCTCGCCGCTGCCGACCTTCTGGTAGGATTGCTACTTTCCACGACTTTGGTCGGTTGTGTGACGCGGAAAGATCTCATCGCTTTTGCCTTTCCGGGTTGTTTTTTCTTAGGTTCTCTTTCACATATTGCGTATTCAGCATCCTCCATAGCGTTAGCACTCATTGCAGTCGATAGATACCTGTCCATAGAACGACCTATTCAATACATCAACACGGTCACCAAGAGCAGGGTGGTGATAGTGACTATCGTTGCGTGGACAGTGTTGACATTTTACGCAATCGCAGTAGGCTTGATAGAAAAAGACTTCCACGGATACAATCCTGACGTGTTTATGTGCATCCCGAAGTATGCTGAGAGATATGTTGCCATTTTCAGCGGTACTGCATTTGTGATGATTCCATTCGGAGCGATGATCTTTGCATATACCCGGATTCTTGTAATCGCACGGAACAGGCGTAGAAGAATCGGAATTCAACAGCAAGGTGGAAGT is a window encoding:
- the LOC139143500 gene encoding histamine H2 receptor-like, with translation MVDHQDPGTAVIVIQATVIVTIAALIISSNLLNIAVLSRNKILSIGGRCFMMSLAAADLLVGLLLSTTLVGCVTRKDLIAFAFPGCFFLGSLSHIAYSASSIALALIAVDRYLSIERPIQYINTVTKSRVVIVTIVAWTVLTFYAIAVGLIEKDFHGYNPDVFMCIPKYAERYVAIFSGTAFVMIPFGAMIFAYTRILVIARNRRRRIGIQQQGGSSSQNLSDMKAVKMFLAITAAFFLAWTPYGTLQMYFFISGKNDEVVPQWLGLCVTWILSANSFWNVIIYSAMNRSFRRAAFAVLEKLPCFGKKTPVENITINTVESATDI